The DNA region CCGTCCATATCCATCATGGCGGCGCTGAGGCCTTTGAGGCGGAAAATTTTCGGTGCCAGCGTATAATACTCCACCGGCGGATAAATGTAGCCGGGATTGCGCACCTCGGCAAACTCCCCGTTGTGGGCGGCGATGGATTGCATCACCGTATTGTGGTTGACTATCATAGGGTTTTTAATTCGTTTTGCAAGTTTTCAAAGAGGCTTTTTCCCTCGGCAAGCAGTTGTTGCACTTCGCTGTCCGACTGGCCTTCGGCATAAATGCGCACCATGGGTTCGGTTTCCGAAACACGGAGGAGCAGCCAGCGATCCAGGCCTTCGAGTCTGATTTTCAGCCCATTGATAATGCCCCGGCTGCTTTTGTAGGGTGTCATCTTATCGATGGCGAAGCCGGCCACCGTGGCAGGGGGAAGGTTGTACATGCTGGCAAGCACTCCGTGCCGCTGTTCGTTGTGGTTGTGCCAGTCGATGCGGGAATAGCAGATCTCGCCCAGCTCTTCCTTTTGCTTTCCGAGATATTCTGAAATATCGGCAAACCCATTACTGGCCAGCATCTCAAGCATCATCAGACCGGAATAGATCCCATCGCGTTCGGGCAGATGACCGCCAAAGCCAAAACCGCCCGACTCCTCGGCTCCAAAACATGCGCCGTTTTCCATCATGGCTTCTGCCACATATTTGAATCCCACCTGCACATCGATCACCTGATCATCGGGCACCAGGCGACGAAGCTTATCGGCCACCGATGCCGTTTTTACCAAGGGTCCCGGGCTTTGCCTGTGCAACTTGACGTAAGATGCCAGTGCCAGAATCACCTGCTGAATGTTGACGTACCTCCCCTGGTTGTCCACCACCCCGAGGCGGTCGGCATCACCATCCGTGGCCAGGCCAATGCCAAAACGGGTGGCTTTCATGTGCCTGCAAAGGGGTTGAAGGTTGGCTTCCGCAGGTTCGGCAAGGCGACCGCCAAAATCCGCAAGTGGCTCTGCAGCAATAGTTTGTGCGTCAATCTGGTGCTTTTTCAGCAATTGTTCAAGCAGGCTGCCTCCTGCGCCGTGCATGGAGTCGATGGCTACCCTGATGCCGGATTTCCGGATCGTGCCGAGGTCGAACGATTGCTCAAGGTGCACAAGATAGGCTTCAATCAGGTTGGTAACGGGCGGGGTTGCAGAGGATATCCGGACATGGCTCCGGCCCACAAGGTCTTCCACTTTTGCCGT from Bacteroidota bacterium includes:
- a CDS encoding phosphoglucomutase, whose amino-acid sequence is MTQKIIFGTDGWRALLGSEFNMQSVGLVAQAFADYCRYQGYEAVVLGYDGRQQSGDFARMFANILQNNGLESLLSHTIVPTPVVSFHCARLGLPGVMITASHNPPQYNGIKFKSPAGSPFFTEETAKVEDLVGRSHVRISSATPPVTNLIEAYLVHLEQSFDLGTIRKSGIRVAIDSMHGAGGSLLEQLLKKHQIDAQTIAAEPLADFGGRLAEPAEANLQPLCRHMKATRFGIGLATDGDADRLGVVDNQGRYVNIQQVILALASYVKLHRQSPGPLVKTASVADKLRRLVPDDQVIDVQVGFKYVAEAMMENGACFGAEESGGFGFGGHLPERDGIYSGLMMLEMLASNGFADISEYLGKQKEELGEICYSRIDWHNHNEQRHGVLASMYNLPPATVAGFAIDKMTPYKSSRGIINGLKIRLEGLDRWLLLRVSETEPMVRIYAEGQSDSEVQQLLAEGKSLFENLQNELKTL